The genomic interval GGGCGATGCTGGCGTCGCCGTCAACGGCCGCCGCACATACTCGGTTGAGGATCTGAGAAACATCCGTCACGCTCTCGCGCAGAACCCACGCGCCGACAGGCAATATTTGCCGCACCGACGTGACAATGAGCATCTGCAGGTCGTCGCCATCATGAATTTCAAGGGCGGATCGGGAAAGACGACGACGGCGGCCCATCTCGCTCAATATCTGGCCCTGCACGGCTACCGGGTCCTTGCGCTCGACTTGGATCCGCAGGCCAGTCTTTCGAGCCTGTTCGGCCTCCAACCGGAGATCGACGTTGCGTCGAACGAAACCCTTTACGGAGCGATCCGTTACGACGCCGACCGTGTTCCGCTCGCCGGGATCATCCGTTCGACCTACGTACCCGACCTGCATCTCGTGCCCGCCAATCTCGAGCTCATGGAATTTGAGCACGAGACGCCACGTGCGCTGACCGCGCGCGCAGGAGAGACGCTGTTTTTTGACCGGATTGCAGAGGTGCTGGGAACAATACAGGCGGCATACGATGTCGTCGTCGTCGATTGCCCGCCTCAGCTTGGCTATTTGACCTTGTCAGCACTGACTGCCGCAACTTCCGTACTTGTGACGATCCATCCTCAGATGCTGGACGTGGCCAGCATGAGTCAATTTCTGAATATGGTTGGGGACCTCCTTGAGGTGGTGGCGGAATCTTCCCCCGGCGGCGACGCGGGTTACGACTGGATGCGCTACCTGGTCACTCGATTTGAGCCGAGCGACGGCCCGCAAAATCAGATGGTCGGCTTCTTGCGGGCGCTCTTTGGCGAGCACGTCCTCAATCACCCTATCCTGAAAAGCACGGCGATCGCCGATGCGGGCCTGACCAATCAGACGATCTACGAGGCCGAACGGAGCCAATTCACGCGGGCGACCTACGATCGCTCTGTGGAATCGGTCAATGCCGCAAACAGCGAGATCGAGGCGCTGATCTGCAAAGCGTGGGGCCGTAAATGAGCCGGAAGAATATCTTTGGAGCGCTGGAAAAATTTGCCGCGGCAAACAATCCGGAGCGCACCGCAAAGAGTCCCGATCGTCCGCTCGTGGATGTCGCCGATCAGCTGAGCGCCGCCGCGGCACCTGTCGGATCGTTGGGGCGTGTGCTGAGAGAGGCTAAACAAAAGTCCGCTCGCGCCGACGAGATGGAGCGCGCATTTCAGGAAGGCGCAAAGGTCGTCGAGCTTAGCCCCGCCGACATCGACCCGAGCTTCGCGCGCGACCGCATGTCAGGCTTTGAGCCGGACGATCTCGATGAGGGATTTCTCGCTTCGATCCGAGACAATGGGCAACAGGTTCCTGTACTGGTTCGCCCGCATCCGACAAAGCCCGGCCGTTATGAGACGGCCTACGGGCATCGGCGCATTGCTGGCGCGCGCATTCTGGGACGACCCGTGCGCGCCGTTGTACGCGCGCTGAGTGATGATGAACTCGTGGTTGCCCAGGGGCAGGAGAATGTCGAGCGAAACGGGCTGTCTTTCATCGAGAAATGCCGTTTCGCGCATGCACTAGAAAGACGCGCTTTTGCGCGCGAAACGATCAGCCGCTCGCTATCGGTTCACAAGACGATTTTGTCGATCATGATTTCGCTGATCGAGCGGCTGCCGGCCGATATCGTCAATGCTATTGGCCCGGCACCCGCGACCGGGCGGCGCGCCTGGTCGTTGCTGGCGGACCGGCTAGATGCGCCTGGCGCGGCAGACCGCGTTCTAGAGTCAATTGCCTCGAAAGAGTTTGCCGCGGCAAATTCTGACGGACGATTTCAGTTGCTGCTCGCCGCGATGACAACGAGACCGACGAGGCCTCTAAAGGAGGCATGGAAGCGGGCCGACGGGCGTACTTTCGCGACTCTTGCGATTGACGACAAGAGGATTGTTCTGTCGATTGACCGCGCGAAGCATCCCGAGATCGCCAGGCTCGTTCTCGATCGGCTTACGCAGTTACAGACGGAGCTTCAACAGGCGAGCCCAGAAGAGGAGGGATAGTAAGAGAGCCCCGAAGCGAATGCGTGGGGCTGAATATCCGAGAAAGTCATCATCAAGAAGGATCGAACTGCAAAAGAAAAAGGCCCCCGAAACGTCGCCGTCCCGGAAGCCTCTGTAAGTCCTAGCAAGCTCACAGAACCACTTCCGCGAATCGCTGTCAAGAGTCTCGGCTCCGGTTTGGAGAGCGGATTTCTTTTGCCTGAATGAAGGGCAAAGAAATGCAGACATATTCGTCGACGCCTTTTGGGCGGCGATCGCTGTCGCTTGCCATGGTGGCAAGCCAGGCGGCGACAAAAGAATTCGCGTCCCGCCCCGAAGCGCCGCAAATCGTCGTCCATAAATGGCGGCTGTTTCGGGCGCTGACGGAGGCGAAAGCTCCGCTTGGCGTCACCGATCGGGCGTTGTCGGTCTTGCACGCGTTGCTAAGCTTTCATCAGGAAACGGCGCTGACGCTGCCCGAGAAAGAGGCCAACGGCTCGGAAAGCGAGACGGACCCCGGGATCGTCGTCTTCCCGTCCAATAAGGAGTTGTCGCTTCGCGCGCACGGGATGGCGCCGGCGACGCTGCGCCGTCACATCGCGGTGTTGGTCGACGCCGGACTGATCATCCGCCGGGACTCACCCAACGGCAAACGCTTCGCCAGGAGAGGGCAGGGGGGTGCCATCGAGGACGCCTACGGCTTCGACCTAACACCGCTGGTTGCGCGCGCGACCGAAATCGAAAATCTCGCCGAAGAGGTTCGCGCCGAAAACCGCGCGATGGCGCTGCTGCGCGAAAAAATTACTCTGGCGCGGCGCGACATCGTCAAGATGATCGAGACTGGGATGGAAGAGGGGGTTTGCGGCGACTGGGAAACCCGCCACAGCGATTATCAGGCGCTTGCCAGCCGCCAGGCGCGAAAAATGACGCGGACCGATTTAGAGGCTTTGGCGGGTGAACTCGCCGCGCTCGCGGCCGAAATCAATAGTGTGCTGGAGAACCACGTTAAACGCCAAAATAAGAGCGCCAATGAGTCTCAGACTGAGCGCCACATACAGAATCAAACCACAAACATTTCTGATCTTGAACCTAGCCTTCGAGAAGGCAGGGCCGAGCCGCCCGGGCCAATCGGCGAGGAAGCGGATGGCGATGGGGCAGGGGCGTTGGAATCTGAGAGGCAGGAAGCCGAAACGCGCATCCGTCCTGGGCCGCCGCCCGCGCCAAGATCCTATCCGCTTGGGATGGTGCTGCAAGCCTGTCCGGATATCGTCGATTACGCCAGGGGCGGGGAGGTTTCATCGTGGCGCGATCTCGCAACGGCCGCCGCGACGGTTCGTTCTGCCCTTGGCGTTTCGCCCGACGCCTGGGCGCAGGCGCTCGAGGTTTTGGGCGAACATGACGCCTCGATCGTAATCGCCGCAATACTACAGCGGGGCGACGAAATCACATCCGCCGGCGGCTATTTGCGCGCGCTGACGGCCAAGGCGCGGGTAGGGGAGTTT from Methylocystis iwaonis carries:
- the repA gene encoding plasmid partitioning protein RepA — its product is MNAAAPIFQNETLRGLIQRHARDLSGQLANHRVASFPPSAAKEFRRLQPSEVARLLGVNEGYLRQVAIKGDAGVAVNGRRTYSVEDLRNIRHALAQNPRADRQYLPHRRDNEHLQVVAIMNFKGGSGKTTTAAHLAQYLALHGYRVLALDLDPQASLSSLFGLQPEIDVASNETLYGAIRYDADRVPLAGIIRSTYVPDLHLVPANLELMEFEHETPRALTARAGETLFFDRIAEVLGTIQAAYDVVVVDCPPQLGYLTLSALTAATSVLVTIHPQMLDVASMSQFLNMVGDLLEVVAESSPGGDAGYDWMRYLVTRFEPSDGPQNQMVGFLRALFGEHVLNHPILKSTAIADAGLTNQTIYEAERSQFTRATYDRSVESVNAANSEIEALICKAWGRK
- the repC gene encoding plasmid replication protein RepC, producing MQTYSSTPFGRRSLSLAMVASQAATKEFASRPEAPQIVVHKWRLFRALTEAKAPLGVTDRALSVLHALLSFHQETALTLPEKEANGSESETDPGIVVFPSNKELSLRAHGMAPATLRRHIAVLVDAGLIIRRDSPNGKRFARRGQGGAIEDAYGFDLTPLVARATEIENLAEEVRAENRAMALLREKITLARRDIVKMIETGMEEGVCGDWETRHSDYQALASRQARKMTRTDLEALAGELAALAAEINSVLENHVKRQNKSANESQTERHIQNQTTNISDLEPSLREGRAEPPGPIGEEADGDGAGALESERQEAETRIRPGPPPAPRSYPLGMVLQACPDIVDYARGGEVSSWRDLATAAATVRSALGVSPDAWAQALEVLGEHDASIVIAAILQRGDEITSAGGYLRALTAKARVGEFSLGPVLMALLRGKAAKSARLRKAAG
- the repB gene encoding plasmid partitioning protein RepB, with translation MSRKNIFGALEKFAAANNPERTAKSPDRPLVDVADQLSAAAAPVGSLGRVLREAKQKSARADEMERAFQEGAKVVELSPADIDPSFARDRMSGFEPDDLDEGFLASIRDNGQQVPVLVRPHPTKPGRYETAYGHRRIAGARILGRPVRAVVRALSDDELVVAQGQENVERNGLSFIEKCRFAHALERRAFARETISRSLSVHKTILSIMISLIERLPADIVNAIGPAPATGRRAWSLLADRLDAPGAADRVLESIASKEFAAANSDGRFQLLLAAMTTRPTRPLKEAWKRADGRTFATLAIDDKRIVLSIDRAKHPEIARLVLDRLTQLQTELQQASPEEEG